Proteins encoded by one window of Homoserinimonas aerilata:
- the coaE gene encoding dephospho-CoA kinase: protein MLLIALTGGIASGKSLAAARLKELGAVHIDADALAREVVEPGTDGLAQIAEEFGPNVLQPDGSLDRAALGTIVFGDAERREKLNRITHPRVRELTKRRIADAAAADASAIVVYDVPLLVEGSGHRGLGFDSIVVVQADTQARIRRMVENRGMSEQEAIHRINSQATDAERLAVADVVLDNNGDVDSLIEQVDHLWALLRAKEAQDAQEHLSD from the coding sequence GTGCTTCTCATCGCTCTGACCGGCGGCATCGCGTCGGGTAAATCTCTGGCCGCCGCGCGACTCAAGGAACTGGGCGCGGTGCACATCGACGCGGATGCGCTGGCCCGCGAGGTCGTCGAACCGGGTACGGATGGCCTCGCCCAGATCGCAGAGGAGTTCGGCCCGAACGTGCTGCAGCCCGACGGCTCCCTCGACCGCGCGGCGCTCGGCACGATCGTGTTCGGCGATGCAGAGCGGCGCGAGAAGCTGAACCGCATAACGCATCCACGGGTCCGCGAACTCACGAAGCGGAGGATCGCGGATGCCGCGGCCGCAGACGCGTCCGCAATCGTCGTCTACGACGTGCCCCTTCTGGTCGAGGGCTCCGGCCATCGCGGCTTAGGTTTCGACTCCATCGTCGTCGTGCAGGCTGACACGCAGGCCCGCATCCGACGCATGGTGGAGAACCGCGGCATGTCGGAGCAGGAGGCCATCCACCGCATCAACTCACAGGCGACGGATGCCGAGCGCTTGGCCGTCGCAGACGTCGTGCTCGACAACAACGGCGACGTTGACTCGTTGATCGAGCAGGTGGATCACCTCTGGGCGCTGCTCAGGGCGAAGGAGGCACAGGATGCACAGGAGCACCTGAGCGACTAG
- a CDS encoding M56 family metallopeptidase: MLLTSLALAGLAVALAWPVPIALAASAWPSRAPVTALIVWQAVALAGGLSMIGALLCYGLQPFGDDLVGALVEFARRLGAGTLPSSADFVHMFALSSAVLLGIHLLLNLVLAFVRDERSRRRHRRLVQLLSSPLPDQPGTRLLDHEAPVAYCLPGSTRSITVLSAGLISILDEEQLRAVIAHEQAHAMQRHHLVLLAFRAWRRSLPWFPIATKAQDAVAVLVEMLADDRARRAVGDSVLATAIAVVAIGAPAKSAHLVAPDGDGAGVVDHGEALAASGPAAMGRISRLITPANPLSSAAKVFAVLCALSLLAVPTALLLLPLLSCQR, from the coding sequence ATGCTGCTGACCTCCCTCGCCCTCGCAGGGCTCGCTGTCGCGCTCGCGTGGCCGGTGCCGATAGCCCTCGCAGCATCCGCATGGCCCTCGCGGGCGCCGGTGACCGCACTCATCGTCTGGCAGGCGGTGGCCCTCGCGGGAGGGCTCTCCATGATCGGCGCCCTGCTCTGCTACGGGCTGCAGCCCTTCGGTGACGATCTCGTGGGTGCGCTCGTCGAGTTCGCCCGACGTCTCGGAGCGGGAACCCTCCCGTCATCCGCCGACTTCGTGCACATGTTCGCGCTGAGCAGCGCCGTGCTCCTCGGCATCCACCTCCTGCTCAACCTCGTGCTCGCCTTCGTGCGCGACGAGCGCTCGCGCCGCCGACACAGGAGGCTCGTGCAACTGCTCAGCTCACCGCTGCCCGACCAGCCGGGAACCCGACTGCTCGACCACGAGGCCCCCGTCGCCTACTGCCTGCCGGGGAGCACCCGGTCCATCACGGTGCTCTCGGCCGGGCTCATCAGCATCCTCGATGAGGAGCAGCTGAGGGCCGTCATCGCGCATGAGCAGGCGCATGCGATGCAACGACACCACCTCGTGCTGCTTGCCTTCCGCGCCTGGCGACGCTCGCTTCCGTGGTTCCCCATCGCCACGAAGGCGCAGGATGCCGTGGCCGTGCTCGTCGAGATGCTGGCCGACGACCGGGCCAGACGAGCCGTCGGCGACTCCGTTCTCGCCACCGCGATCGCGGTCGTCGCCATCGGCGCACCCGCGAAGTCCGCGCACCTTGTCGCACCCGACGGTGACGGCGCGGGAGTTGTGGACCATGGCGAGGCTCTCGCAGCATCCGGCCCTGCAGCGATGGGGCGGATCTCCCGGCTCATCACGCCGGCCAACCCGCTGTCGTCGGCAGCGAAGGTGTTCGCCGTGCTCTGCGCGCTGTCCCTGCTCGCCGTTCCCACGGCGCTGCTGCTGTTGCCGCTGCTGTCGTGTCAGCGCTAG
- the rpsA gene encoding 30S ribosomal protein S1: MTIATTDKAPKQVAINDIGSAEDFLAAVEKTLKFFNDGDLIEGTVVKIDRDEVLLDVGYKTEGVIPSRELSIKHDVNPDEVVAVGDTVEALVLQKEDKEGRLILSKKRAQYERAWGDVEKIKEDDGVVTGTVIEVVKGGLIVDIGLRGFLPASLIELRRVRDLTPYLGQEIEAKILELDKNRNNVVLSRRALLEQTQSESRTTFLNNLAKGQVRKGVVSSIVNFGAFVDLGGVDGLVHVSELSWKHIEHASEVVEVGQEVTVEILEVDLERERVSLSLKATQEDPWQVFARTHAIGQVAPGKVTKLVPFGAFVRVAEGIEGLVHISELSGKHVELAEQVVSVGEEVFVKVIDIDLERRRISLSLKQANEGVDPEGTEFDPALYGMLTEYDEQGNYKYPEGFDPETNEWKEGFDTQREKWEQDYAAAQARWEAHKKQVATAATQVIEDVPASSSGSSFSSESASSGTLADDEALAALREKLSSNN; this comes from the coding sequence ATGACAATCGCAACGACCGACAAGGCGCCCAAGCAGGTCGCAATCAATGACATCGGATCTGCTGAAGACTTTCTCGCCGCGGTCGAAAAGACGCTGAAGTTCTTCAACGACGGAGACCTCATCGAGGGTACCGTCGTCAAGATCGACCGGGACGAGGTGCTCCTCGACGTCGGTTACAAGACCGAGGGTGTCATCCCCTCCCGCGAGCTCTCCATCAAGCATGACGTCAACCCCGACGAGGTGGTCGCTGTCGGCGACACCGTCGAGGCTCTCGTCCTCCAGAAGGAGGACAAGGAGGGTCGTCTGATCCTGTCCAAGAAGCGCGCACAGTACGAGCGCGCGTGGGGCGACGTCGAGAAGATCAAGGAAGACGACGGAGTCGTCACCGGTACGGTCATCGAGGTCGTCAAGGGCGGCCTCATCGTCGACATCGGCCTCCGTGGCTTCCTCCCGGCCTCGCTCATCGAGCTTCGCCGCGTTCGCGACCTCACGCCGTACCTCGGCCAGGAGATCGAGGCGAAGATCCTCGAGCTCGACAAGAACCGCAACAACGTTGTTCTGTCGCGCCGCGCTCTGCTCGAGCAGACGCAGTCCGAGAGCCGCACGACGTTCCTCAACAACCTCGCCAAGGGCCAGGTTCGCAAGGGTGTCGTCTCCTCGATCGTCAACTTCGGTGCGTTCGTCGACCTGGGCGGCGTGGACGGCCTCGTGCACGTCTCCGAACTCAGCTGGAAGCACATCGAGCACGCCAGCGAGGTTGTCGAGGTCGGCCAGGAGGTCACCGTCGAGATCCTCGAGGTCGACCTCGAGCGCGAGCGCGTCTCCCTGTCGCTCAAGGCGACGCAGGAGGACCCGTGGCAGGTCTTCGCCCGCACCCACGCCATCGGCCAGGTTGCACCGGGCAAGGTCACGAAGCTCGTCCCCTTCGGCGCGTTCGTTCGCGTTGCAGAGGGCATCGAGGGCCTCGTGCACATCTCGGAGCTGTCCGGCAAGCACGTCGAGCTCGCAGAGCAGGTCGTGTCGGTCGGCGAAGAGGTCTTCGTCAAGGTCATCGACATCGACCTGGAGCGTCGCCGCATCTCGCTGAGCCTCAAGCAGGCCAACGAGGGTGTCGACCCCGAGGGCACCGAGTTCGACCCGGCGCTGTACGGCATGCTCACCGAGTACGACGAGCAGGGCAACTACAAGTACCCGGAGGGCTTCGACCCCGAGACGAACGAGTGGAAGGAAGGCTTCGACACCCAGCGCGAGAAGTGGGAGCAGGACTACGCTGCAGCCCAGGCTCGCTGGGAGGCTCACAAGAAGCAGGTCGCCACTGCCGCCACGCAGGTCATCGAAGACGTTCCCGCGTCGTCCAGTGGCTCGTCGTTCTCGAGCGAGTCCGCTTCGAGCGGCACCCTCGCCGACGACGAGGCCCTCGCAGCACTCCGCGAGAAGCTCTCGAGCAACAACTAG
- a CDS encoding cytochrome ubiquinol oxidase subunit I yields MDPLLIARWQFGITTVYHFWMVPLTLGLGPVVAFMQMRWHRTGDDRWYRMTKFWGKLYLINFIMGVATGLVQEFQFGLAWSEYSRFVGDVFGAPLAMEALLAFFIESTFLGLWIFGWGRLPKRIHVACLWIAVAGSIVSAYFIIVANSWMQHPVGVELIDGRPVMVDIWALLGNNTAIAAFTHTIFGALAVGGGFMLGIAWYQLWQRRRDGIDTVDVEGRVIVGEAPEILGRDRADHRVWLSSLRIGAVVAMVAFAGVAVTGDLQAKLMFEQQPLKMAAAEGACHSGTSFSVLSVGNLGSTDCDDVTAIVEIHGALSFLAHGDFTTEIRGINELIPEYQRLYGTHLPDNPLYGERAGQEINYLPIMEVTYWGFRLMIGFGAIAAFAAAVALWLTRKGTVPRSKPLMQLAVLGIAAPFAANSAGWIFTEMGRQPFVVAPNPSGVDGVFMFTAAAVSPGVSFSEMLFSLVALTLVYGVLMVFELKLLIRYVRGGIASALPEMARRDDDDDRPDGRASDDDVLAFAY; encoded by the coding sequence ATTGATCCGCTCCTCATCGCACGCTGGCAGTTCGGCATCACCACCGTCTACCACTTCTGGATGGTTCCACTCACTCTCGGGTTGGGCCCCGTCGTCGCCTTCATGCAGATGCGCTGGCATCGCACGGGCGACGACCGCTGGTACCGCATGACCAAGTTCTGGGGCAAGCTCTACCTGATCAACTTCATCATGGGCGTCGCCACAGGCCTCGTCCAGGAGTTCCAGTTCGGCCTCGCCTGGAGCGAGTACAGCCGCTTCGTCGGTGATGTCTTCGGCGCCCCGCTCGCCATGGAGGCGCTGCTCGCATTCTTCATCGAATCGACATTCCTCGGGTTGTGGATCTTCGGCTGGGGTCGACTACCCAAACGCATCCACGTGGCCTGCCTCTGGATCGCCGTCGCAGGCTCGATCGTGTCCGCCTACTTCATCATCGTCGCCAACTCGTGGATGCAGCATCCGGTCGGCGTCGAACTCATCGATGGCCGCCCCGTCATGGTCGACATCTGGGCTCTGCTCGGCAACAACACCGCCATAGCCGCCTTCACCCACACCATCTTCGGCGCCCTCGCCGTCGGCGGCGGTTTCATGCTCGGCATCGCCTGGTACCAGCTGTGGCAGCGTCGACGCGACGGAATCGACACGGTGGATGTCGAGGGTCGCGTCATCGTCGGCGAGGCGCCCGAGATCCTCGGCAGGGACCGTGCCGACCATCGCGTCTGGCTCTCCAGCCTGCGCATCGGCGCCGTCGTCGCCATGGTCGCGTTCGCCGGAGTCGCCGTGACGGGTGACCTGCAGGCCAAGCTGATGTTCGAGCAGCAGCCGCTCAAGATGGCCGCTGCCGAGGGTGCCTGCCACAGCGGCACGAGCTTCTCGGTGCTCTCGGTGGGCAACCTCGGTTCGACCGACTGCGACGATGTGACTGCGATCGTCGAGATCCACGGCGCGCTGTCCTTCCTCGCGCACGGCGACTTCACGACCGAGATCCGGGGCATCAACGAGCTGATCCCCGAGTACCAGCGTCTCTACGGAACGCACCTGCCCGACAACCCTCTCTACGGCGAGCGTGCGGGCCAGGAGATCAACTACCTGCCCATCATGGAGGTCACCTACTGGGGCTTCCGGCTCATGATCGGCTTCGGCGCGATCGCGGCCTTCGCCGCAGCGGTCGCCCTGTGGCTGACCCGCAAGGGCACGGTGCCTCGCAGCAAGCCGCTCATGCAGCTGGCCGTGCTCGGCATCGCAGCACCGTTCGCCGCGAACTCGGCCGGATGGATCTTCACCGAGATGGGCCGACAGCCCTTCGTGGTGGCGCCCAACCCGAGCGGGGTCGATGGGGTCTTCATGTTCACCGCCGCGGCGGTTTCACCGGGCGTGAGCTTCAGCGAGATGCTGTTCTCCCTCGTCGCGCTCACGCTCGTCTACGGAGTGCTGATGGTGTTCGAGCTGAAGCTGCTCATCCGATATGTCCGCGGCGGCATCGCCAGCGCGCTGCCTGAAATGGCGCGCAGAGATGATGACGACGACCGACCCGATGGGCGGGCATCCGATGACGATGTTCTCGCCTTCGCCTACTAG
- a CDS encoding DUF4126 domain-containing protein, which yields MLEFLTGTGLALSAGLNAYIPLLLIGLASRFLDFVELPAGWLWLENEWVLGILAVLLVIELVADKIPAVDSVNDWIQTLVRPTAGGLAFGSGSSSETLAVTDPAQFFESNQWVPIATGAALALLVHLAKMIARPVANAVTLGAAAPVLSTMEDAGSVVLSVLALVVPILVIVAVPLLGWWIVSAVRRARRKRRESAATG from the coding sequence ATGCTCGAATTCCTGACAGGTACCGGACTGGCGCTCTCTGCCGGCCTCAACGCCTACATCCCGCTGCTGCTGATCGGCCTCGCCAGCAGGTTCCTCGACTTCGTCGAACTTCCCGCCGGATGGCTGTGGCTCGAGAACGAATGGGTTCTGGGGATTCTCGCAGTACTGCTCGTCATCGAGCTCGTTGCCGACAAGATCCCCGCAGTCGACAGCGTCAACGACTGGATCCAGACGCTTGTGCGGCCGACCGCCGGTGGGCTCGCCTTCGGATCCGGCTCCTCGAGCGAGACCCTGGCAGTGACCGACCCCGCCCAGTTCTTCGAATCGAACCAATGGGTGCCCATCGCGACAGGAGCAGCCCTGGCTCTGCTCGTGCACCTGGCCAAGATGATCGCCCGACCGGTCGCCAACGCGGTCACGCTGGGGGCCGCAGCTCCCGTTCTCAGCACCATGGAGGATGCCGGAAGCGTCGTGCTCTCCGTGCTGGCGCTCGTCGTTCCCATCCTCGTGATCGTCGCCGTGCCGCTGCTCGGCTGGTGGATCGTGTCGGCTGTGCGGCGTGCACGAAGAAAGCGACGCGAATCGGCAGCAACGGGCTGA
- the cydB gene encoding cytochrome d ubiquinol oxidase subunit II: protein MEFLPTLWFVIVAVLWIGYLFLEGFDLGVGMHMLFSAKDEKQKRVMLNAIGPVWDGNEVWLITAGGAMFAAFPFWYASLFSALYIPLVVVLLGLIFRAVAIEYRGKGHTARWRRGWDLALGLGSLVSAFGIGAALALTTTGLPLDANGDRVGGAWAWFTGYAVLGGLAVVGFSLVHGAVFLALKTEGEVRHRARRFVKVALPIGLLPIAGWVLAIQFDTGSAVTWAMTAVAVLAAVVAWFANARGREGWAFMMLGGFILLGAAAIFTAVFPVVLPSTIDSAFDLTVTNASSSDYTLGVMSIVALFGVPLVLAYQGWTYWVFRKRVSPLHIPEAHPVVPAVRQ from the coding sequence ATGGAATTCCTTCCCACACTGTGGTTCGTGATCGTCGCCGTCCTCTGGATCGGTTACCTGTTCCTGGAGGGCTTCGATCTCGGGGTCGGCATGCACATGCTGTTCTCCGCGAAGGATGAGAAGCAGAAGCGCGTCATGCTGAACGCCATCGGCCCGGTCTGGGACGGCAACGAGGTGTGGCTGATCACCGCGGGTGGCGCCATGTTCGCCGCATTCCCGTTCTGGTATGCGTCTCTGTTCTCGGCCCTCTACATCCCGCTGGTCGTGGTGCTGCTCGGGCTGATCTTCCGGGCCGTCGCGATCGAGTATCGCGGCAAGGGGCACACCGCCCGCTGGCGCAGAGGCTGGGATCTGGCCCTCGGGCTCGGCTCGCTGGTGTCTGCCTTCGGCATCGGCGCGGCGCTCGCGCTGACGACGACAGGCCTTCCGCTCGACGCCAACGGAGACCGTGTCGGCGGCGCCTGGGCTTGGTTCACCGGCTATGCAGTTCTGGGCGGTCTCGCGGTCGTGGGGTTCAGTCTTGTTCACGGCGCGGTGTTCCTGGCTCTCAAGACGGAGGGCGAGGTGCGGCACCGCGCGCGACGCTTCGTCAAGGTGGCTCTGCCCATCGGGTTGCTCCCCATCGCCGGATGGGTACTCGCGATCCAGTTCGACACCGGCAGTGCTGTCACCTGGGCGATGACGGCGGTCGCGGTTCTGGCCGCAGTCGTGGCATGGTTCGCGAATGCGCGCGGCCGTGAGGGCTGGGCGTTCATGATGCTGGGCGGGTTCATCCTTCTCGGCGCGGCCGCCATCTTCACGGCAGTGTTCCCCGTCGTGCTGCCGTCGACGATCGACAGCGCCTTCGACCTGACGGTGACGAATGCGTCCTCCTCCGATTACACGCTCGGCGTGATGAGTATCGTCGCCCTCTTCGGGGTTCCGCTCGTGCTCGCCTACCAGGGCTGGACATACTGGGTCTTCCGCAAGCGGGTCTCTCCTCTGCACATCCCCGAGGCCCACCCCGTGGTGCCCGCGGTGAGGCAGTGA
- the cydC gene encoding thiol reductant ABC exporter subunit CydC yields the protein MATSPAAGVRELGRGSLYLLGLVSTLKALALIGIADALATGIVSVIDGTDRWRGAVALGLASGLLRALVSWAQRVVAARAMLGTKERLRAELAERLVSGGGIRPGAQSMLATRGLDELDKYFTVFLPALVTAASLPLLVGVRILFADWVSALVIVVTVPLIPVFMALIGMHTQERVAEATATLERLSDHLVELARGLPVLMGLGRADEQVRALEGISEDYRKRTTETLRTAFLSSLALELIATISVAVVAVFIGVRLVHGDMPLELGLLALLLAPECFTPLREVGTAFHSSQDGTDALARVRAILSSPRSRRLTEPEGPVRVEELTVHYADRDDATVAGLTFQARQGAVTLLDGASGTGKSTVLAALAGILESSDDPDAMATVSGSVTGIGPASRAWLPQHPRTVAPTVEGELLLYAEGDSHHEVGAVLELLGLSHLADADPAGISPGELRRLAFGRVLLRVADGATVVLLDEPTAHLDALSAGVVVREIAELRGRATVIVASHDDAVRSLAEQVVAVGQPREGEAFAPAHATGDTTDAIAPVARIVDDGSAEAGRPALRELALFLRPVAARIVVAVALGTLAAVFAIGLTAVSAWLIVRASEQPPIMYLLVAIVGVRFFGIGRAVLRYSERLVGHDAIFAALTRLRVRLWYGLAARGATRRSLLSGENALDRLVNDVDRLRDLSLRVVSPVLVGIVTTMTAVIALSAVLPSIAPLFLALGACLLLVAPAAALAADRASTRAEQGLRSVVLRRFASMLAAAEDLRANGVDARVRRMLGELDTEAGRHARRGVWALGLGGAVVVAACCGTAILVLPFAAPAVASGVIDGAMLAVLALVPLGLIDPLLDMLAGVQQWPTLRTVLHRVSTVTSAGEPTTPRPEAPEHAAVGRMTRLELDGVAARWPGTETPVFAGVDARVDTGEWLVVTGPSGSGKSTLLALLLGHLRPDSGRYLVDGIDAAEISGEELRRHVAWCPQEGHLFDSTLRANLLIARPRADAPDEAELVGVLDKVGLGPLLGRLPRGLDTPVGLGGRQLSGGERQRLAVARTLLTRSEVVLVDEPTAHLDEEASIALMADLRVALADRIAVLVTHSAVGVLSEDRRIRLSPRGVGAGERVVEYAVSDTGVDVGGPA from the coding sequence ATGGCGACCTCGCCCGCCGCCGGAGTGCGCGAACTCGGCCGGGGCTCGCTCTATCTGCTGGGGCTCGTCAGCACGCTGAAGGCGCTCGCTCTGATCGGAATCGCGGATGCCCTCGCCACAGGCATCGTCTCGGTCATCGACGGGACCGACCGCTGGCGGGGTGCCGTCGCACTGGGTCTGGCATCCGGCCTGCTCCGCGCGCTCGTCTCATGGGCCCAGCGTGTCGTTGCCGCCCGCGCGATGCTCGGCACCAAGGAGCGGCTGCGGGCGGAGCTGGCGGAGCGGCTGGTCAGCGGGGGAGGAATCCGGCCCGGCGCCCAGTCGATGCTGGCGACGCGCGGCCTTGACGAGCTCGACAAGTACTTCACGGTGTTCCTGCCCGCTCTGGTGACCGCGGCCAGCCTTCCCCTACTGGTCGGCGTTCGCATCCTGTTCGCCGACTGGGTGAGCGCCCTCGTCATCGTCGTGACCGTGCCGCTCATCCCCGTGTTCATGGCGCTCATCGGCATGCACACCCAGGAGCGGGTGGCCGAGGCGACGGCAACACTCGAGCGCCTCTCCGACCACCTTGTCGAGCTCGCACGTGGCCTTCCCGTTCTCATGGGCCTGGGGCGTGCCGATGAGCAGGTGCGGGCGCTGGAAGGAATCTCTGAGGACTACCGCAAACGAACGACGGAGACGCTGCGCACGGCGTTCCTCTCATCGCTCGCGCTCGAACTCATCGCGACGATCTCGGTCGCCGTGGTGGCGGTGTTCATCGGCGTGCGTCTGGTGCACGGCGACATGCCACTCGAGCTGGGCCTGCTGGCGCTTCTGCTCGCACCGGAGTGCTTCACCCCACTACGCGAGGTCGGCACGGCATTCCACTCGTCGCAGGACGGCACGGATGCGCTCGCGCGGGTTCGCGCGATCCTGTCGTCGCCGCGCAGCCGCAGGCTCACGGAGCCCGAGGGGCCCGTACGGGTCGAGGAACTCACCGTCCACTACGCCGATCGTGACGATGCGACCGTTGCAGGGCTGACATTCCAGGCCCGGCAGGGTGCCGTGACCCTGCTCGACGGCGCAAGCGGCACGGGCAAGTCGACCGTGCTCGCCGCCCTTGCTGGCATCCTCGAGTCATCTGATGACCCGGATGCGATGGCCACGGTCTCCGGTTCGGTCACCGGCATCGGTCCCGCGTCCCGGGCCTGGCTGCCGCAGCACCCCCGAACCGTCGCCCCGACGGTCGAGGGCGAGCTTCTGCTCTACGCCGAGGGAGACTCCCACCATGAGGTCGGCGCGGTCTTGGAACTCCTCGGCCTGTCACATCTGGCGGATGCGGACCCGGCCGGCATCAGCCCCGGCGAGCTGCGCAGGCTGGCTTTCGGACGCGTGCTCCTCAGGGTCGCCGACGGCGCCACGGTCGTGCTCCTCGATGAGCCGACCGCACATCTGGATGCGCTGAGTGCCGGCGTCGTCGTGCGGGAGATTGCGGAGCTTCGGGGCAGGGCGACGGTGATCGTGGCATCCCATGATGACGCCGTGCGCTCGCTTGCCGAGCAGGTCGTCGCGGTGGGACAGCCTCGGGAAGGCGAGGCATTCGCGCCCGCGCACGCCACGGGAGACACGACGGATGCGATCGCACCCGTCGCAAGGATCGTCGACGACGGCAGCGCTGAAGCAGGCCGCCCGGCCCTGCGCGAGCTGGCGCTGTTCCTTCGCCCCGTGGCCGCTCGCATCGTTGTCGCGGTCGCACTCGGCACTCTGGCGGCCGTGTTCGCGATCGGCCTGACCGCGGTCTCCGCATGGCTCATCGTGCGTGCGAGCGAGCAGCCACCCATCATGTACCTGCTCGTCGCCATCGTCGGTGTGCGCTTCTTCGGCATCGGTCGGGCGGTGCTGCGCTATTCGGAGCGCCTCGTCGGCCACGATGCGATCTTCGCCGCACTCACACGGCTTCGGGTGCGCCTCTGGTATGGCCTCGCCGCGCGCGGTGCGACCCGTCGTTCGCTGCTCAGCGGGGAGAACGCTCTCGACCGTCTTGTCAACGATGTCGACAGGTTGCGCGATCTGTCGTTGCGCGTCGTCTCACCGGTTCTCGTCGGTATCGTCACGACCATGACGGCGGTCATCGCGCTCAGTGCCGTGCTGCCGTCGATCGCCCCGCTGTTCCTGGCGCTCGGGGCGTGCCTGCTGCTCGTCGCTCCCGCCGCAGCCCTCGCCGCCGATCGGGCCTCGACCCGGGCCGAGCAGGGCCTGCGCTCCGTCGTGCTGCGCCGCTTCGCGTCCATGCTCGCGGCTGCGGAGGATCTGCGCGCCAACGGCGTCGACGCCAGGGTGAGACGGATGCTCGGAGAGCTCGACACCGAGGCTGGCCGTCATGCGCGGCGCGGCGTGTGGGCTCTCGGCCTCGGCGGGGCGGTGGTCGTCGCCGCCTGCTGCGGCACCGCCATTCTGGTGCTTCCGTTCGCTGCGCCGGCCGTCGCATCCGGTGTCATCGATGGCGCGATGCTGGCCGTGCTCGCGCTCGTGCCGCTGGGTCTCATCGATCCTCTGCTCGACATGCTGGCCGGCGTGCAGCAGTGGCCGACGCTTCGCACCGTCCTGCATCGTGTCTCGACGGTCACGAGCGCGGGGGAGCCCACGACGCCGCGCCCCGAGGCACCTGAGCATGCCGCTGTCGGGCGAATGACCCGCCTTGAGCTCGACGGCGTCGCCGCCCGCTGGCCGGGAACGGAGACTCCGGTGTTCGCCGGCGTCGACGCGCGAGTCGACACGGGGGAGTGGCTCGTCGTCACCGGACCCTCTGGTTCCGGTAAGTCGACGCTGCTCGCCCTCCTGCTCGGACATCTCAGGCCCGATTCCGGCCGTTATCTCGTGGACGGGATCGATGCGGCGGAGATCTCTGGAGAGGAACTGCGCAGGCATGTCGCGTGGTGCCCGCAGGAGGGCCACCTCTTCGATTCGACGCTTCGGGCGAACCTTCTGATCGCCCGCCCCCGAGCGGATGCCCCGGATGAGGCCGAGCTCGTCGGTGTGCTCGACAAGGTCGGTCTCGGGCCCCTCCTCGGCCGCCTCCCGCGCGGCCTCGACACACCCGTCGGGCTCGGCGGACGCCAGCTCTCGGGTGGGGAACGCCAGAGGCTGGCCGTCGCCCGCACGCTGCTCACCCGCTCCGAGGTCGTGCTCGTCGACGAGCCGACCGCGCATCTCGACGAGGAGGCCTCGATCGCCCTGATGGCCGACCTGCGTGTGGCCCTCGCTGATCGCATTGCCGTGCTCGTCACCCACAGCGCTGTCGGCGTCCTCTCGGAGGATCGGCGCATCCGCCTCTCGCCCCGCGGCGTGGGCGCCGGGGAACGCGTCGTCGAGTACGCCGTCAGCGATACCGGAGTCGATGTCGGTGGCCCTGCCTAG
- a CDS encoding BlaI/MecI/CopY family transcriptional regulator — protein MSTRSTPPLGDLERAIMDLLWDSPAALSATELRDRLAAGETSPRELAVTTVLTVLSRLEKKDFVSRDRDARPHLYCAVTSRADHMAELMHEVLGAAPDREEVLARFLGQVRPDEVDALRRMLDKAAGPQV, from the coding sequence ATGTCGACACGCAGCACACCACCCCTCGGAGACCTCGAGCGCGCGATCATGGACCTGCTCTGGGACTCCCCCGCCGCGCTCAGCGCGACGGAACTGCGCGACAGACTCGCCGCAGGCGAGACGAGCCCGCGTGAGCTCGCCGTCACCACGGTTCTCACCGTGCTCTCTCGCCTCGAGAAGAAGGACTTCGTCTCCCGCGACCGAGACGCCAGGCCACACCTGTACTGCGCCGTGACCTCACGCGCCGACCACATGGCAGAACTCATGCACGAGGTCCTCGGAGCGGCACCCGACCGCGAAGAGGTCCTCGCCCGCTTCCTCGGCCAGGTCCGACCCGACGAGGTCGACGCGCTCAGACGGATGCTCGACAAGGCCGCAGGCCCGCAGGTCTGA